CGTCGACGCCGTCGCCGTCCTGCGTCAGCCCGGCGATCCGGTCGCCGAACCGCCAGGTGACCGCGGCCGGGCAGGCGTCGACGAGCAGGCGGGCCAGGGCGCCGCGCAGGATCTCCAGCTCCGCGGTCGGGCCGTCGGTGCCCTCGCGGCCGTCGACCGGGAACTCCGCGACGGCCGCGCCGCGCCCGTCGACGAACCGGGTGCCGACCTCGCCGGTGTTGCGGCCGCGCACCGCGTCCTCGAGCCCCATCAGCCGGATGACCTCGCGCCCGGTCCCGCGCACGTCGACGTTCTGCCCGCCCTCGCGCAGTTCCGGCGCGGCCTCGACGACCGTCACGTCGTGCCCGGTCCGGGCCAGCCAGTACGCCGCCGCCGGCCCCGCCACGCTCGCACCCGTCACCAGGATTCTCATCACCGCAGCTTTCCCACCCGGCCCCACCCCCATGCCGGAGCCGGCCCACGGCCCGGCCGAACCCGGCGGCGGAGAACGGAGCCGCCCGGGCCGCCCGGACGAGATCGCGGCCGCGGTCGCGT
This genomic window from Catenuloplanes niger contains:
- a CDS encoding SDR family oxidoreductase, with the translated sequence MPEPAHGPAEPGGGERSRPGRPDEIAAAVAFPAGGDASFVTGSEPYVDGGYLAR